Proteins encoded within one genomic window of Macrobrachium nipponense isolate FS-2020 chromosome 9, ASM1510439v2, whole genome shotgun sequence:
- the LOC135218093 gene encoding protein FAM200A-like: protein MAHWWAMAGSEGGYNMMAIQGPCPEQSFELSEELEMFLDMQDKEPIFFNDPLWEPRLAYLADIFDQLNKLNLKLQGKDTTVIHFVDILRAFVAKMKNWSRKVSSGNFAVFGKLCKVAEGREDTESCLQNEIISHLHNLSKNFPGTFLVLKK, encoded by the coding sequence ATGGCCCACTGGTGGGCCATGGCGGGTTCTGAGGGGGGCTATAACATGATGGCTATCCAAGGGCCATGTCCTGAACAGAGTTTTGAACTTAGTGAAGAGCTAGAGATGTTTTTGGATATGCAAGATAAGGAGCCTATTTTTTTCAATGATCCACTTTGGGAACCACGTTTAGCCTATTTAGCTGACATATTTGACCAGCTTAACAAACTTAATCTAAAGCTTCAGGGTAAGGACACAACAGTAATTCACTTTGTTGACATATTGCGTGCTTTTGTTGCCAAGATGAAGAACTGGTCCAGGAAAGTTAGCTCTGGTAATTTTGCTGTGTTTGGGAAGCTTTGTAAAGTGgctgaaggaagagaagacaCGGAATCTTGCCTCCAAAATGAAATAATCAGTCACCTTCATAATTTGTCCAAGAACTTTCCAGGTACTTTCCTGGTCTTGAAGAAATAG